A region of Lacinutrix sp. Hel_I_90 DNA encodes the following proteins:
- a CDS encoding helix-turn-helix domain-containing protein, with product MMKRNTYLFKGLLILVLGTLIQSCTTQTNSKNADIIKVALRDVGHQLLLNNQDSTSRVKPIIALEEFKYQIAFENHLIIHPDSLVRIMTNSFKKANVSQHYLTEVLQCKDPQVAYSYQMKATIEKGMVPCIGRVLEKGCYTITVKFTKAPKPMVTARDSLLWVLAAGFVLLAVVLYKKNAKTTHTPTNENYEVIGHYKFYPEQNKLIKEALEISLSKKECELLAIFIAHPNQIVTRDTLTKKVWEDKGVIVGRSLDTYISKLRKLLQDDDSIKLTNVHGVGYKLEC from the coding sequence ATGATGAAACGTAACACTTATTTATTTAAAGGCTTGTTAATACTTGTATTAGGCACTCTAATACAATCGTGTACAACACAGACCAATAGCAAAAATGCCGATATTATAAAAGTGGCGCTACGTGATGTTGGCCATCAACTATTACTAAATAATCAAGACTCAACATCACGAGTTAAACCAATTATTGCTTTAGAAGAATTCAAATACCAAATAGCGTTTGAAAACCACCTAATCATCCATCCCGATAGTTTAGTGCGCATCATGACAAATAGCTTTAAAAAAGCAAACGTATCACAACATTATTTGACTGAAGTTTTGCAATGTAAAGATCCGCAAGTGGCTTACAGCTATCAAATGAAGGCTACTATTGAAAAAGGCATGGTGCCCTGTATTGGTAGAGTTTTAGAGAAGGGGTGTTATACCATTACTGTAAAATTTACTAAAGCTCCAAAACCAATGGTAACCGCTAGGGATTCATTACTTTGGGTTTTAGCTGCGGGTTTTGTATTGTTAGCCGTTGTCCTGTATAAAAAAAACGCAAAGACAACGCATACACCGACCAACGAGAACTACGAAGTTATAGGACACTACAAATTTTACCCAGAACAGAACAAACTCATTAAAGAAGCGCTTGAAATTAGTTTGTCTAAAAAGGAGTGTGAGTTACTAGCCATCTTTATTGCGCACCCAAACCAAATTGTCACCCGTGATACATTAACAAAAAAGGTTTGGGAAGATAAAGGAGTAATTGTTGGCCGGAGTTTAGACACGTATATTTCTAAACTGCGCAAACTGTTACAAGACGATGATTCCATTAAACTGACTAACGTGCATGGTGTAGGGTATAAGTTAGAATGTTAA